The Thermodesulfobacteriota bacterium genome segment ATAGAAGTACCAAATAAATTCTTTAAGGATTGGTTTTCTGAAAACTACCTGCCCCTTATAAAAAATGCTGTATTCACTTTTACTAATAGAGAATACATCTTCAAGTTTTCTTGCTCTAAGCAAAAAAAGGGGGCTCGTCCCCATAATTATAATAAGTCTATAGCAACAAAGATATCCCCCCTCCTGCGCGGCTCGTCAATAGGAGATCCGCTAAACCAAAACTATTCATTTGAAAACTTTGTGGTTGGGAACAGCAATCAATTTGCTCATGCTGCCTCTCTTGCTGTAGCAACTAATCCAGCAAGGGCGTATAATCCTCTTTTTATTTATGGAGGAGTCGGTCTTGGAAAAACTCATTTGTTAAATGCTATAGGGAATTTTATAACAAATAAATCTATACAAATATGCTATGTAAGTTCAGAAAATTTTATGAATGAGTTGATTAATTCTATCCGATATGATAGGATGGCAACTTTTAGGGAAAAATTTAGGGGCATAGAGGTTTTGCTTATTGACGACATTCAGTTTATAGCAGGGAAAGAAAGAACGCAGGAAGAGTTTTTTCATACCTTTAACTCTCTCTATGAATCTCAAAAACAAATAGTTGTAACAAGCGATAAGTTTCCAAAAGAAATTCCATATTTAGAAGAACGGCTTCGTTCTAGATTCGAGTGGGGGCTTATTGCTGATATACAACCACCAGAAACAGAGACAAAGATTGCAATTTTAAAAAATAAGGCGTACTACAATAATATACCGCTTCCTGATGATGTAGCTTTTTTTCTTGCAGAAAACATAAAGTCTAACATTAGAGAACTAGAGGGGTCCCTTATAAGAATAGGTGCCTTTGCTTCTCTAACTGAAAGTGAAATAAATTTAAACATTGCAAAGGAGGTTTTAAAAGAAATAATTTCAAACAAGAACAAAGAAGTCAGTATTGATGCTATACAAAAAGCAGTTGCTTACTTTTTTAAGATCAGGGTCTCTGATTTAAATTCTAATAAAAAACTAAAGATATTTACACTACCAAGACAAATAGCAATGTATTTATCAAGAAAACTCACCAATCTTTCTTTTCCCGAGATTGGGATCTCTTTTGGAGGAAAAGATCATTCAACAGTAATTTATTCTGTAAATAAAATAGGTAAACAGATCGAGTCTGATAGCTTAATAAAAGAAGCTGTTAATTCTATTAAAGCTAAAATAGAGTAATTGTATTTCTACAACAGCGAATAATTTTTTCCTTTTATTATCAACAAAAAAAATAATGTAATTCCTGGCTGTTAGCTTTCTTATTAACAAACCCACAGTAACTACTACTATTACTGTTATATAGTTAAAGTAGTAATAATAGGGTATTAAAAATGGAACTCATAATCAAAAGAGAAGATTTATTAAAGGTTCTTTTAAAAACTCAAGGCATTATCGAAAAAAGAAATGTAATGTCTATATTAGAAAATGTTCTGATGGATGTGAAAACAGATAGGGTGGATTACTCTGCAACAAATCTGGAAATTGGAATATATGGTAGTTGTGAAATTGAGGGAATAAAAGAAGGAAAGATGGTGCTGTTAGCTAAAAAGACCCTCGAAATAGTTAGGGAACTGCCAGAAGAAAAGGTGTCTTTAAAATTAAAAGAATCTTCTCAAGGAGGAGGGAGTATAGAGATTGTTTGCGGGAAATTTGTATTTAATCTTACTAGTATGGACCCCAAAGAATTTCCTTCTTTGCCGACATACGAAGATGTTAATTTATTTCCTGTAGATATTGAGAAGGTTAGGGAGATGATTAAAAAGACAATATTTGCCGCTTCATTAGATGAAAAAAGGCACAATCTGAATGGGGTGTTCTTTGAAAAGGATGAAAGAATAATTAGGATGGTTGCAACAGATGGACATAGACTTTCTATGATAGAAAAAGAAGAAGAGGAGACAGCAGATTTCAGATTAGACAAAGGAATTATATTTCCGAGAAAGGGACTCAATGAGCTTAAGAGGATATTAGAAGATGATAAGGAAAATAAAAAGGTATATATTGGAATAAAAGAAAATAATTGCGTTTTTAAGATAGGCCGGCTATCTATGATAATGAGATTGCTGGAGGGAGAATTCCCTGATTATAGGATGTTAATACCTAAGGATAACGACAAAAAGTTTGTAGTTAACAAAAGCAGATTTATAAATTCCTTAAGAAGGGTATCGCTGGTTTCTGAAGAAAGATTGAAACCAGTTAAGTTTTATATTTCTACAGGAAAGATAGAATTGAGAGCAAGCAATGCGGATTATGGAGAGGCATATGAGGAAATGGAATTAGACTATGGAGGTCCGGATTTAATGATGGCTTTTAATGCAGGTTATTTTATCGAAGCCCTGAATATTTTAGATGGAGATGACGCATTAATAGAGTTAAAAGATGCTTTAAGCCCGGCCGTATTAAAAACGAATGATAGTAGCCATATAAGCATAATAATGCCAATGAGGGCATAAAAAGATTTGGGGGGTTAAAATATAGGACGTATATATGTAAATATGATAATGGCAAGAAAATAATGATAGAAAAGATAAAAGACACTGAGACATATAGAGGGGAGGCAGTTAAATTGATAAGTTTAAATTATACACTATTTATTCAGATTATAGTTTTTCTTACAGTTTTGTGGATATTAACCAGATTTCTTTTTAAACCGGTTATTAATATTTTAGATGAAAGGTTAGAAAAGACAGAGGGCTTAAATAAAAAGGGAAAGGAAATAGAAGAAGAGGCTAAAAAGAAAAAAGAGGAGTATGAACAGAGACTTAAGGATGTGAGACGCAGGGCGCTGGAAATAAGAGATGGTTTGAAAAAAGATGGAGTAGAGGAAGAAAAAAATATACTAAAGGCCGTTACAAAAGAGGCAAAAGACAGTATAGAAGAGAAGAAGGGGGGGATATATAGAGATATAGACCGGGTAAAAAGCGAGCTGGAGAAACGAATGGAAGAAAATTCCCGAGATATAGCAGAAAAGGTTTTTGGAAGGAGAATAGAGTAATGGATAAAGAGATATGGAGTTTAATATGGAAAATTGCGAACTTTACAATTTTGGTTGTACTTCTTTATAAACTTCTGGCCAATCGGGTAAAGACCTTTTTTGAAAATAGAAGAATGAGTATAGAAAATGCTATAAAAGAAGCAGAGAAAATAAAGAATGAAGCGGAAAAGAAGTATGAAGAATTAAAAGAAAAGCTGCAAAATATAGACAAAGAGGCAGAAAAGATTACGGAGCTTTTTAGAAAGGAAGGGTTGGCCGAAAAAGAGAGGATAATAGAGAATGCAAAAAAAGAGGCAGAGAAGATAAAAAAGCAGGCCGTCCAAACAATAGAGCAGGAAGCAATAAAGGCAAGATTGATGATTAGAAAAGAGTTTGCAGAATTAATGGTTAAAATGGCAGCCGACCTGATAAGTAAAAAGCAAAACGACAACGATAATGAGAGAATTGTAAAAGAATACATAGAAAACATAGAAAAGGTGGTAGAATTAAATTGATAAGCACTAGCATTACAAGACGATATGCGGAAGCCCTAATCAGTATTGGAGTAGAGGAAGACAGTTGTGAAAAATTCGAGTCCGAACTCACAAAAATAAATAATACTCTAGATGAAAATATTGAATTAAGAAATGTTATATATAGCTCCGTATATCCAATTAAAGACAGAAAAGGGATATTGAAGGAAATTATTAAACGACAGGAAGTTTCAAAAAACGTTGAGAACTTTTTGAATCTTCTAATAGACAAGAAAAGAATAGAGTTTCTCCCTCATATCTTAAAGAGGTATAGGGAAATACTTGACCAGATTGTTGGCAGAGTTAGGGCTAAAGTCATTGTAGCAAAAGATATGCCAGAAGATCTGATTTCTAAGCTGAAAGAATCCCTGGAAAGATATTCTGGCAAGGAAGTATTGTTAGAAATACAAGAGGATCCAGCCATTATAGGTGGTGTAATAACGAAATTGGGGAATGTTATCTTTGATGGCAGCATTATGACACAGCTTGAAAAAGTGAAAAAATCAATAGTAAGGGGGGAAGAGGGTTAAATGCAGATTAGAGCGGAGGAGATAAGTGAAATAATCAAAAAACAGATAAAGGAATACGACAGAGAAATAGATGTTAGCGAAACTGGCACTGTGCTCTCGGTAGGGGATGGAATTGCCAGAATATATGGTTTGGAGAATGCTATGGCAGGGGAACTAATAGAGTTTCCGGGAGAAATCTATGGCATGGTTTTAAATCTAGAAGAGGATAATGTTGGAGTAGCCATACTTGGGGAGGACATACATATTAAAGAGGGAGATACAGTAAAAAGGACAAACAGGATAACAGAGGTGCCCGTAGGTGAAGAACTTGTGGGAAGGGTAGTGAGTGCCATTGGTCAGCCTTTGGACGGCAAAGGGTCTATTGAAACCAAAGAATTCCGGTCTGTAGAGGCAAAGGCACCCGGCGTTGTTTCCAGAACCCCGGTTAAGGAACCCTTACAAACAGGCCTTAAGGCTATTGATTCTATGATACCCATTGGCAGGGGGCAAAGAGAGCTCATTATTGGTGATAGACAGACAGGCAAGACAGCCGTGCTAATTGATACTATTATAAACCAGAAAGAGACCGATGTCTTTTGTATCTATGTTGCGATAGGACAAAAAAAGTCAACCATAGCCAGGGTTGTCGACACATTGGATAAGTTTGGAGCCATGGAGTATACAACTGTAGTTTCTGCAGCAGCATCCGATCCTGCCCCATTACAATTTATAGCCCCGTATGCAGGTTGTGCCATGGGAGAGTATTTTAGGGATAACGGGAAACACGCCCTGGTTATATATGATGACCTGTCAAAACACGCAGTTGCCTATAGGCAGATGTCGCTTCTTTTAAGGCGCCCCCCTGGAAGAGAGGCATATCCTGGAGACATATTCTATTTACACTCAAGGTTGCTGGAGAGAGCCGCAAAGATGAATGAAAAATTAGGAAGCGGTTCCCTGACAGCTCTGCCTGTTATTGAAACCCAGGCAGGGGACGTTTCTGCTTACATTCCGACGAATGTTATTTCTATTACAGATGGTCAGATATACCTCGAGCCCGATC includes the following:
- the dnaA gene encoding chromosomal replication initiator protein DnaA produces the protein MDIWQGVLETIEKIVDPRTFENWFMPIKLISMNQETIEIEVPNKFFKDWFSENYLPLIKNAVFTFTNREYIFKFSCSKQKKGARPHNYNKSIATKISPLLRGSSIGDPLNQNYSFENFVVGNSNQFAHAASLAVATNPARAYNPLFIYGGVGLGKTHLLNAIGNFITNKSIQICYVSSENFMNELINSIRYDRMATFREKFRGIEVLLIDDIQFIAGKERTQEEFFHTFNSLYESQKQIVVTSDKFPKEIPYLEERLRSRFEWGLIADIQPPETETKIAILKNKAYYNNIPLPDDVAFFLAENIKSNIRELEGSLIRIGAFASLTESEINLNIAKEVLKEIISNKNKEVSIDAIQKAVAYFFKIRVSDLNSNKKLKIFTLPRQIAMYLSRKLTNLSFPEIGISFGGKDHSTVIYSVNKIGKQIESDSLIKEAVNSIKAKIE
- the dnaN gene encoding DNA polymerase III subunit beta; the protein is MELIIKREDLLKVLLKTQGIIEKRNVMSILENVLMDVKTDRVDYSATNLEIGIYGSCEIEGIKEGKMVLLAKKTLEIVRELPEEKVSLKLKESSQGGGSIEIVCGKFVFNLTSMDPKEFPSLPTYEDVNLFPVDIEKVREMIKKTIFAASLDEKRHNLNGVFFEKDERIIRMVATDGHRLSMIEKEEEETADFRLDKGIIFPRKGLNELKRILEDDKENKKVYIGIKENNCVFKIGRLSMIMRLLEGEFPDYRMLIPKDNDKKFVVNKSRFINSLRRVSLVSEERLKPVKFYISTGKIELRASNADYGEAYEEMELDYGGPDLMMAFNAGYFIEALNILDGDDALIELKDALSPAVLKTNDSSHISIIMPMRA
- a CDS encoding ATP synthase F0 subunit B, giving the protein MIEKIKDTETYRGEAVKLISLNYTLFIQIIVFLTVLWILTRFLFKPVINILDERLEKTEGLNKKGKEIEEEAKKKKEEYEQRLKDVRRRALEIRDGLKKDGVEEEKNILKAVTKEAKDSIEEKKGGIYRDIDRVKSELEKRMEENSRDIAEKVFGRRIE
- a CDS encoding ATP synthase F0 subunit B; its protein translation is MDKEIWSLIWKIANFTILVVLLYKLLANRVKTFFENRRMSIENAIKEAEKIKNEAEKKYEELKEKLQNIDKEAEKITELFRKEGLAEKERIIENAKKEAEKIKKQAVQTIEQEAIKARLMIRKEFAELMVKMAADLISKKQNDNDNERIVKEYIENIEKVVELN
- the atpH gene encoding ATP synthase F1 subunit delta; protein product: MISTSITRRYAEALISIGVEEDSCEKFESELTKINNTLDENIELRNVIYSSVYPIKDRKGILKEIIKRQEVSKNVENFLNLLIDKKRIEFLPHILKRYREILDQIVGRVRAKVIVAKDMPEDLISKLKESLERYSGKEVLLEIQEDPAIIGGVITKLGNVIFDGSIMTQLEKVKKSIVRGEEG
- the atpA gene encoding F0F1 ATP synthase subunit alpha; translation: MQIRAEEISEIIKKQIKEYDREIDVSETGTVLSVGDGIARIYGLENAMAGELIEFPGEIYGMVLNLEEDNVGVAILGEDIHIKEGDTVKRTNRITEVPVGEELVGRVVSAIGQPLDGKGSIETKEFRSVEAKAPGVVSRTPVKEPLQTGLKAIDSMIPIGRGQRELIIGDRQTGKTAVLIDTIINQKETDVFCIYVAIGQKKSTIARVVDTLDKFGAMEYTTVVSAAASDPAPLQFIAPYAGCAMGEYFRDNGKHALVIYDDLSKHAVAYRQMSLLLRRPPGREAYPGDIFYLHSRLLERAAKMNEKLGSGSLTALPVIETQAGDVSAYIPTNVISITDGQIYLEPDLFYAGIRPAINVGLSVSRVGGNAQNKAMKQVAGSLRLDLAQYRELAAFAQFGSDLDKATQAQLARGSRLTELLKQGQYKPIPVEKQILIIYAGTKGVVDEYPEHVLGKYEEQLFKFFDEKHGDILAEIKEKRELDSALDDRTMKALTEFKGIFTP